From a single Arvicanthis niloticus isolate mArvNil1 chromosome 19, mArvNil1.pat.X, whole genome shotgun sequence genomic region:
- the LOC117723831 gene encoding uncharacterized protein LOC117723831 isoform X2: MEEMLSFWDVAVDFSPEERECLEPAQWNLYRDVILENYSHLVFLGLAFSKPYLVTFLEQGQEPSDEKRPVATTMHPDIKPYKCKECGKACDWNSLLLEHQRTDPGEDAYKCEECGKTSGSYSVLSEHHIIDTEEKACKCEECGKVICTCSGNSSYQRICIGENPYKCEECGKAFSTYSCLAQHEIEHTGQKFYNCEECGKLFYYPSHLTEHQKIHSQENLFKIEVCSEVFCAPIELSRDQNFCTEEKPYKYEEYVKAFSACSILSEHPRIHPGEKAFKCEECGSPFCTLHSVSKMKIHCEVKSYKCEECGKAFASHLSLIQHKIGHTREKPYQCEECGKMFYCSSNLKQHQITHSQEKPYKCEVCGKVFRTCWQLSKHLRIHSGEKPYKCEECGKAFYTLSYLTQHKLGHTGEKPYKCEECGKTFYYPSVLKEHLAIHSGEKPYRCDECGKDFCTRSGRSRHQRIHTGEKPYKCEQCGKAFSTHSYLSHHKIVHTGHKPYKCEECGKKFYYPSRLKEHQRIHSQENPYKCDICGKAFYTHSYFIQHKLGHTGEKPYKCEECGKTFYYPSILKEHLAIHSGKKPYRCDECGKDFCTRSGRSRHQRIHTGEKPHKCEECGKVFSTHSYLTQHKVVHSGEKPYKCEECGKKFYYPSRLKEHQRIHSQENPYKCDICGNVFCTPKGLAKHQRFHTGEKPYKCEECGKMFYYPSRLKEHQRIHSQENPYKCDICGKAFYTHSYLTQHKLGHTGEKPYKCEECGKTFYYPSILKEHLAIHSGKKPYRCDECGKDFCTRSGRSRHQRIHTGEKPYKCEQCGKVFSTHSYLSQHKIVHSGEKPYKCEECGKMFYYPSRLKEHQRIHSQENPYKCEVCGKAFSAHLELAAHLSIHSG; this comes from the exons GAAATGCTGTCCTTCTGGGATGTGGCTGTTGATTTCTCTCCAGAAGAGAGGGAATGTCTGGAGCCTGCTCAGTGGAATCTGTACAGGGACGTGATACTGGAGAATTACAGCCACCTTGTGTTCCTGG GCCTTGCTTTCTCTAAGCCATACCTGGTCACGTTTCTGGAGCAAGGACAAGAGCCTTCAGATGAGAAGAGACCAGTAGCCACCACCATGCACCCAG ATATAAAACCAtataaatgtaaagaatgtggCAAAGCCTGTGATTGGAACTCACTCCTTCTTGAACACCAGAGGACCGATCCAGGAGAGGATGCCTACAAGTGTGAAGAATGTGGTAAGACTTCTGGCTCTTACTCAGTACTTTCTGAACACCATATAATTGATACTGAAGAGAAAGCCTGCAAGTGTGAAGAATGTGGCAAAGTCATTTGTACTTGCTCAGGAAATTCTAGCTACCAGAGAATTTGTATTGGAGAAAACCCCTACAAGTGTGAAGAATGTGGAAAAGCCTTCTCTACTTATTCATGTCTTGCTCAGCATGAGATAGAACACACTGGACAGAAATTTTATAACTGTGAAGAGTGTGGGAAACTGTTTTATTATCCTTCTCATCTTACAGAACATCAAAAAATTCATTCTCAAGAGAATCTCTTTAAGATTGAGGTGTGTAGTGAGGTCTTTTGTGCTCCCATAGAACTTTCCAGAGACCAGAACTTTTGTACTGAAGAGAAGCCCTACAAGTATGAAGAATATGTTAAGGCCTTTAGCGCTTGCTCAATACTTTCTGAACACCCAAGAATTCATCCAGGAGAGAAAGCCTTCAAGTGTGAAGAATGTGGCAGTCCCTTTTGTACACTCCATTCAGtatctaaaatgaaaattcatTGTGAAGTGAAATCCTACAAGTGTGAagaatgtgggaaagcctttgcTAGTCATCTTTCGCTGATTCAGCACAAGATAGGTCATACtcgagagaaaccttatcaatgtgaAGAATGTGGCAAAATGTTTTATTGTTCTTCAAACCTTAAGCAGCACCAAATAACTCACTCCCAAGAGAAGCCCTACAAGTGTGAAGTATGTGGCAAGGTCTTTAGAACTTGCTGGCAACTTTCTAAACACCTGAGAATCcattctggagagaaaccatacaagTGTGAGgagtgtggcaaagccttttaCACTCTCTCCTACCTTACTCAACACAAATTAGGTCACACTGGGGAGAAACCTTACAAGTGTGAGGAATGTGGCAAAACCTTCTACTACCCTTCAGTCCTTAAGGAACACCTAGCAATTcattctggagagaaaccttacaggtGTGATGAATGTGGCAAGGACTTTTGTACTCGCTCAGGACGTTCTAGACACcagagaattcatactggagagaaaccctacaagtgtGAGCAATGTGGAAAGGCCTTTAGTACTCATTCATACCTTTCTCATCACAAGATAGTTCACACTGGACATaaaccctacaagtgtgaagAATGTGGCAAAAAGTTTTACTATCCTTCTCGCCTTAAGGAACACCAAAGGATTCATTCTCAAGAGAATCCCTACAAGTGTGACatatgtggcaaagccttttacACTCACTCCTACTTTATTCAGCACAAATTAGGTCACACTGGGGAGAAACCTTACAAGTGTGAGGAATGTGGCAAAACCTTTTACTATCCTTCAATCCTTAAGGAACACCTAGCAATTCATTCCGGAAAGAAACCTTACAGGTGTGATGAATGCGGCAAGGACTTTTGTACTCGCTCAGGACGTTCTAGACACcagagaattcatactggagagaaaccccacAAGTGTGAAGAATGTGGAAAAGTCTTCTCTACTCATTCATATCTTACTCAGCACAAGGTAGTCCActctggagagaaaccctataagTGTGAAGAGTGCGGCAAAAAGTTTTACTATCCTTCTCGCCTGAAGGAGCATCAAAGAATCCACTCGCAGGAGAATCCCTACAAGTGTGACATATGTGGCAATGTCTTTTGTACTCCCAAAGGACTTGCTAAACACCAGAGatttcatactggagagaaaccctacaagtgtGAGGAGTGTGGCAAAATGTTTTACTATCCTTCTCGCCTGAAGGAACATCAAAGAATCCATTCTCAAGAGAATCCTTACAAGTGTGACatatgtggcaaagccttttacACTCACTCCTACCTTACTCAACACAAATTAGGTCACACTGGGGAGAAACCTTACAAGTGTGAGGAATGTGGCAAAACCTTTTACTATCCTTCAATCCTTAAGGAACACCTAGCAATTCATTCCGGAAAGAAACCATACAGGTGTGATGAATGCGGCAAGGACTTTTGTACTCGCTCAGGACGTTCTAGACACcagagaattcatactggagagaaaccctacaagtgtGAGCAATGTGGAAAAGTCTTTTCTACTCATTCATACCTTTCTCAGCACAAGATAGTTCActctggagagaagccctacaaGTGTGAGGAATGCGGCAAAATGTTTTACTATCCTTCTCGCCTGAAGGAGCATCAAAGGATTCATTCTCAAGAGAATCCCTACAAGTGTGAAgtatgtggcaaagcctttagtGCTCACTTAGAACTTGCTGCCCACTTGAGTATTCATTCAGGATAA
- the LOC117723831 gene encoding uncharacterized protein LOC117723831 isoform X1, translated as MEVGPGCRAPMQEMLSFWDVAVDFSPEERECLEPAQWNLYRDVILENYSHLVFLGLAFSKPYLVTFLEQGQEPSDEKRPVATTMHPDIKPYKCKECGKACDWNSLLLEHQRTDPGEDAYKCEECGKTSGSYSVLSEHHIIDTEEKACKCEECGKVICTCSGNSSYQRICIGENPYKCEECGKAFSTYSCLAQHEIEHTGQKFYNCEECGKLFYYPSHLTEHQKIHSQENLFKIEVCSEVFCAPIELSRDQNFCTEEKPYKYEEYVKAFSACSILSEHPRIHPGEKAFKCEECGSPFCTLHSVSKMKIHCEVKSYKCEECGKAFASHLSLIQHKIGHTREKPYQCEECGKMFYCSSNLKQHQITHSQEKPYKCEVCGKVFRTCWQLSKHLRIHSGEKPYKCEECGKAFYTLSYLTQHKLGHTGEKPYKCEECGKTFYYPSVLKEHLAIHSGEKPYRCDECGKDFCTRSGRSRHQRIHTGEKPYKCEQCGKAFSTHSYLSHHKIVHTGHKPYKCEECGKKFYYPSRLKEHQRIHSQENPYKCDICGKAFYTHSYFIQHKLGHTGEKPYKCEECGKTFYYPSILKEHLAIHSGKKPYRCDECGKDFCTRSGRSRHQRIHTGEKPHKCEECGKVFSTHSYLTQHKVVHSGEKPYKCEECGKKFYYPSRLKEHQRIHSQENPYKCDICGNVFCTPKGLAKHQRFHTGEKPYKCEECGKMFYYPSRLKEHQRIHSQENPYKCDICGKAFYTHSYLTQHKLGHTGEKPYKCEECGKTFYYPSILKEHLAIHSGKKPYRCDECGKDFCTRSGRSRHQRIHTGEKPYKCEQCGKVFSTHSYLSQHKIVHSGEKPYKCEECGKMFYYPSRLKEHQRIHSQENPYKCEVCGKAFSAHLELAAHLSIHSG; from the exons GAAATGCTGTCCTTCTGGGATGTGGCTGTTGATTTCTCTCCAGAAGAGAGGGAATGTCTGGAGCCTGCTCAGTGGAATCTGTACAGGGACGTGATACTGGAGAATTACAGCCACCTTGTGTTCCTGG GCCTTGCTTTCTCTAAGCCATACCTGGTCACGTTTCTGGAGCAAGGACAAGAGCCTTCAGATGAGAAGAGACCAGTAGCCACCACCATGCACCCAG ATATAAAACCAtataaatgtaaagaatgtggCAAAGCCTGTGATTGGAACTCACTCCTTCTTGAACACCAGAGGACCGATCCAGGAGAGGATGCCTACAAGTGTGAAGAATGTGGTAAGACTTCTGGCTCTTACTCAGTACTTTCTGAACACCATATAATTGATACTGAAGAGAAAGCCTGCAAGTGTGAAGAATGTGGCAAAGTCATTTGTACTTGCTCAGGAAATTCTAGCTACCAGAGAATTTGTATTGGAGAAAACCCCTACAAGTGTGAAGAATGTGGAAAAGCCTTCTCTACTTATTCATGTCTTGCTCAGCATGAGATAGAACACACTGGACAGAAATTTTATAACTGTGAAGAGTGTGGGAAACTGTTTTATTATCCTTCTCATCTTACAGAACATCAAAAAATTCATTCTCAAGAGAATCTCTTTAAGATTGAGGTGTGTAGTGAGGTCTTTTGTGCTCCCATAGAACTTTCCAGAGACCAGAACTTTTGTACTGAAGAGAAGCCCTACAAGTATGAAGAATATGTTAAGGCCTTTAGCGCTTGCTCAATACTTTCTGAACACCCAAGAATTCATCCAGGAGAGAAAGCCTTCAAGTGTGAAGAATGTGGCAGTCCCTTTTGTACACTCCATTCAGtatctaaaatgaaaattcatTGTGAAGTGAAATCCTACAAGTGTGAagaatgtgggaaagcctttgcTAGTCATCTTTCGCTGATTCAGCACAAGATAGGTCATACtcgagagaaaccttatcaatgtgaAGAATGTGGCAAAATGTTTTATTGTTCTTCAAACCTTAAGCAGCACCAAATAACTCACTCCCAAGAGAAGCCCTACAAGTGTGAAGTATGTGGCAAGGTCTTTAGAACTTGCTGGCAACTTTCTAAACACCTGAGAATCcattctggagagaaaccatacaagTGTGAGgagtgtggcaaagccttttaCACTCTCTCCTACCTTACTCAACACAAATTAGGTCACACTGGGGAGAAACCTTACAAGTGTGAGGAATGTGGCAAAACCTTCTACTACCCTTCAGTCCTTAAGGAACACCTAGCAATTcattctggagagaaaccttacaggtGTGATGAATGTGGCAAGGACTTTTGTACTCGCTCAGGACGTTCTAGACACcagagaattcatactggagagaaaccctacaagtgtGAGCAATGTGGAAAGGCCTTTAGTACTCATTCATACCTTTCTCATCACAAGATAGTTCACACTGGACATaaaccctacaagtgtgaagAATGTGGCAAAAAGTTTTACTATCCTTCTCGCCTTAAGGAACACCAAAGGATTCATTCTCAAGAGAATCCCTACAAGTGTGACatatgtggcaaagccttttacACTCACTCCTACTTTATTCAGCACAAATTAGGTCACACTGGGGAGAAACCTTACAAGTGTGAGGAATGTGGCAAAACCTTTTACTATCCTTCAATCCTTAAGGAACACCTAGCAATTCATTCCGGAAAGAAACCTTACAGGTGTGATGAATGCGGCAAGGACTTTTGTACTCGCTCAGGACGTTCTAGACACcagagaattcatactggagagaaaccccacAAGTGTGAAGAATGTGGAAAAGTCTTCTCTACTCATTCATATCTTACTCAGCACAAGGTAGTCCActctggagagaaaccctataagTGTGAAGAGTGCGGCAAAAAGTTTTACTATCCTTCTCGCCTGAAGGAGCATCAAAGAATCCACTCGCAGGAGAATCCCTACAAGTGTGACATATGTGGCAATGTCTTTTGTACTCCCAAAGGACTTGCTAAACACCAGAGatttcatactggagagaaaccctacaagtgtGAGGAGTGTGGCAAAATGTTTTACTATCCTTCTCGCCTGAAGGAACATCAAAGAATCCATTCTCAAGAGAATCCTTACAAGTGTGACatatgtggcaaagccttttacACTCACTCCTACCTTACTCAACACAAATTAGGTCACACTGGGGAGAAACCTTACAAGTGTGAGGAATGTGGCAAAACCTTTTACTATCCTTCAATCCTTAAGGAACACCTAGCAATTCATTCCGGAAAGAAACCATACAGGTGTGATGAATGCGGCAAGGACTTTTGTACTCGCTCAGGACGTTCTAGACACcagagaattcatactggagagaaaccctacaagtgtGAGCAATGTGGAAAAGTCTTTTCTACTCATTCATACCTTTCTCAGCACAAGATAGTTCActctggagagaagccctacaaGTGTGAGGAATGCGGCAAAATGTTTTACTATCCTTCTCGCCTGAAGGAGCATCAAAGGATTCATTCTCAAGAGAATCCCTACAAGTGTGAAgtatgtggcaaagcctttagtGCTCACTTAGAACTTGCTGCCCACTTGAGTATTCATTCAGGATAA